The Pseudomonas protegens genome contains the following window.
TCAAGCCCTTTCTTGCGGCCCTTGCGCTCTACTGGGATTGTCCACAGCTTCTTATCAAGGTCGAACTCTTCCCAGCGTGCCTCCCGCAGTTCACTGGGGCGGACAGCCATCAGGGTCAGCAGACGAAGGCCTAGCTGAACGTCCTGTGCGTGGGGGTATGAGCGAATAGCCCGGAGCAGGGTGGGCAACTCATCAATACTAACGTGCGCGTAGTTCTCTGCCTTGCCGGATGCCAGAAATTTATGCACCCCTTCAAGCGGGTTGTTCACTGCTCTGCCTGTCACGCGGGCCAGGTCGTACACATCCTTGCAGTAGGCCCGAACTCGGCTCATCTGCTCAAGGATGCCTTGCCGTTCCAGACCACGTAACAGCTCCATCCACTCCATTGACAGAATGCCGGTGTAGAGCCGCTTACCGAACGAGGGGAACACGTGGCGCTCTAATGCGCCCATAACTCGTTTGGCGGTGCCAGCATCCCAAGAGTTGAGCCGAGAGGTGTGCCACTCCCGCGCCAGTGATTCAAAGGTGTTATTGCTGGCCGCCAGATCGGCAGCCTGACGGGCTTGTTTGGTTGCTATCGGATTCTTGCCCTCAGCGGCATCGGCGCGCAGTTCGGCAGCCTTCTGTCTGGCCAGCGCCCCACCGACCTCGGGATAACCACCTAACCCAAGCCAACTCCACTTGCCTGCCGGCGTCTTGTAACGCAGTTGCCAGGACTTCTGGCCGTCAGGCTTCACACGGAAATACAGGCCGTTACCATCCTGCTCCCGGTATTCCTTGGTGTCGGGCTACAGGCCCGCTAGGGCGGTATCAGATAGCGGGCGGCGCTTGATTTCGGAGCGCTTCATTGGCTTGTATCCCCTCGGTTCGATTTTTCATCAAGGATACACAGGGGGATACACGGCGGGAAGGTATAGGGGTAGATAAGGAGATACAGCCAGAAACAAGAAAGCCCGCACTAGGCGGGCTTCTTGAGGTTGTTTAGAGACTCATGGAGACATCTGTAAACAGGTACTTGGTGGCTACACAGGGACTTGAACCCCGGACCCCAGCATTATGAATGCTATGCTCTAACCAACTGAGCTATGTAGCCAAGTGGCGCGCATTATTCGCTCGGAACGACAATGCGTCAAGCGTTTTTATAAAAAAATTATCTACGCTATCAACCGTTTATCCCTTCCCCCCCGAAATCAGTGGCGATGGGCAGCGCTGGAACCAGCGGCTGGCCTGTTCGTAGGCGTGGGCCAGTTGCAGGACGGCGAAGTCGGCCTGGTGTTTGCCGATGATCTGCAAGCCCATGGGCAGGCCGTCGGCGTTGAAGCCGGCCTGCACGCTGGCCACCGGGCAGCCGGACAGGGTGCCGGGAATCACCACCTCCATCCAGCGGTGATAGGTGTCCATGGCCACGCCTTCGATGCTGCGCGGCCAGGGGATGTTCTTGTCGAAGGGGAAGACCTGGGCGCTGGGCAGCAACAGGTAATCGAAGCGTTGGAACAGCTTTGAAATGGCGCGGTACCAGTCGCTGCGAATCACCGAGGCGTCGAAGACCTGGCTGGCGGACAGCTTGAGGCCGTTCTCCACTTCCCAGATGGCTTCTGCCTTGAGCTGTGAACGCTTGTGCGGGTCGGCATAGGCGTTGCCCAGGGAGCCGGCGACCATCCAGTGGCGCAAGGTGCGCCAACTGCTCCACAGGCGCTCGGGGGCAAACTCTGGGCGGGCCGGCTCGACGCTGCAGCCCAGGCTGCGGAAATCGCCCAAGGCCTTTTCGCAGAGCGCCATTACTCCTTTCTCCATCGGCAGGTAACCGTTGAAGTCCCCCAGCCAACCCAGGCGCGTGCCCTTGAAGTCGCGTTCCAGTGGCGCGGCGAAGCCCTGGCCGGACTCACTGATGGACAGCGGCGCCCGCGCATCGCCACCGGCTTGCACCGACAGCAGCAGGGCCGCGTCGCGCACGCTGCGGGCCATGGGGCCTTCGTAGCCGAGCTGGTCGATGAACAGGTCGCTGCTGTCGTCGAACGGCACCCGGCCCTGGGACGGGCGGAAGCCGAAGATGTTGTTGAAGGCCGCCGGGTTGCGCAGCGAGCCCATCATGTCGCTGCCGTCGGCCACCGGCACCAGGTGCAGGGCCAGGGCCGCGGCGGCACCGCCACTGCTGCCACCGGCGGTCTTGCTTGGGTCATAGGCGCAGCCTGTGGCGCCGAACAGTGGGTTGTAGGTCTGCGAGCCGAGGCCGAACTCCGGGGTGTTGCTCTTGCCGATGAGGATTGCCCCGGCGGCCTTGATCCGTTCCACCATGATGCCGTCGCGCTCGGAGATGAAATCCCGGTACAGCGGCGAGCCCAGGGTGGTGCGGATGCCCTGGGTCAGGGACAGGTCCTTGATCGCGTGGGGCAGGCCGTGCATCCAGCCACGGTACTCGCCACGGGCCAGTTCGGCATCGCGCTGGTCGGCCTGGGCCAGCAGGCTGTCGGCCGGTTGCAGGCTGACCAGGGCATTGACCAGGGGGTTGTAGCCTTCGATGTGGGCAAGGTAGGTCTGCATCACTTCCCGGCAGGAAACCTGACGCAGGCGGATACGCTCGGCGAGTTCATGGGCCTGGAGCAGGACCAGTTCGCTGGGGGGATTGGCAGTCATGGCAGGGGGCCTTTCAACGGCTGGAAAAACGCCCCGGCCTCCTGGCCGGGGCGGCAGAAATCGATGCCGATCAGCGCATCAGGTTGGTCCACAGGCGGTCGGCGAGGCGGATCGCGCCTTCGCCGCAGGTCTGGCTGAAGACCACCTTGGTGCCCTCGGGAATGTGCAGCTCGGGGGCATCCTTGAGCCCCGCGTCGAGGAAGGGTTCGACGCCCTTGATCGGGCTCTGGTGCTTGAGGAAGTTCTGGGTCATGGCGGCGTTCTCAGGCTGGCTGAGGAAGGCGATGAAGGCCTTGGCGTTCGCCGGGTGCTTGCTGCCCTTGGGGATGACCATGTTGTCCACCCAGGCCAGCACGCCCTCTTTGGGGTAGAGGTATTTCAGGCTGGGCTTCATCTCCCGGGCACGCATCGACGAGCCGCCCCAGAACATCGACATGTCGATTTCCCCGGCCGCCAGGTTCTCGCGGATCGCCCCGGCCTTGGAGCTGTAGGTCTTGACGAAGGGTTTCTGCGCCTTGAGCAGGCCAAGGATCTGCTGCATCTGCTTGGGGTCTTCGCTGCACAGCGGAATGTTCAGGTACAGGCTGGCCATGTCGATCACTTCGCTCACCGAGTCGAACATGTTGATCCGCCCCTGCAGCTCTGCCGGCGGCTCGTAGAGCACCTTGTAGCTGTCGCTCGGGCCCTGGTAGCGCGCACCGTCGAGCACCACGCTGGTGGTGCCCCAGATGAAGGGCACCGAGTAGGCGCCTTCAGGGTCCCAGGTCGGCTGCTTCAGGTTGTCGACGATACCGGTGTAGTAGGGCTGCTGGGCCGGGTCGAAGCGTTCCAGCAACTGCTCCTTGATCAGGATCGGGATGAACTGATGGGAGGGGATCGCCACGTCATAACCGGTGCCGCCCTGTTTCAGTTTGGCCAGCAGGGTTTCGTTGGAATCGTAGGAATCCACCGTGACCTCGATACCGGTCTGCTTCTGGAACTTGGCGAGGATTTCCGGCGAAAAGTAGCCGCTCCAGCTCACGACGTTGAGTTTCTCGGCGGCCTGCACCGCCAGTGGCAGGCTCAGCAGCAGCGAGGTTCCCAGACTTGCGATCAACTTGCTCATGGCATTTCCCCAAGGTCAGTGGACGGTTCAAGGGTGTTTCTTGCTCAACAGGTAAGAGAGGCTGACGAACAGCACCGAGACGCCGAGGATCAGCGTCGACACAGCGTTGACGTCGGGTGTCACGCCCATGCGCAACAGGCCGAAGATGAAGATCGGCAGGGTGGTGGTGCCGGCCTGGGACACCATCATCGAGATCACGAAGTTATCCAGGGAGACGATGAAGGCCAGCATCAGCCCGGAGACGATCCCCGGCATCAGCAGCGGCAGGGTCACCTTGCGAAAGGTCCGCCAGGGACCGGCGTACAGGTCCGCGGCGGCATGCTCCAGGGACAGGTCCATGTCGTTGAGGCGGGCGCGGATCGGCAAGTAGGCGAAGGGGATGCAGAACACCGTATGGGCGATGATCAGGTTGCCGTAGCCCAGGGACAGCCCCAGCGTCGAGAACAGCGCCAGGGTCGCCACGCCGACGACGATTTCCGGCAGTACCAGGGGCAGCATGATGGCGCCCATGGACAGTTGCAGGCCCTTGAACCTGGCCCCGCGCGAGGTGCCCAGGGCCGCCAGGGTGGCAATGGCGGTGGCCGCCATGCTGGCGCACACGGCGATCAGCAGGCTGTTGCCCGCCGCCTGGCGCAGGGCCTGGTTGGCGAACGCCGCGCGGTACCAGTCGAGGCTGAAGCCGCTCCACACCGTGGCCGACTGGTTGGCGTTGAAGGAGAACACCACCAGCACCAGGATCGGCGCGTAGAGGTACAGGTAGAACAGGAAGCTGAAACCGCCGAAGCCGGGAAAGTCCTGAACACCGAGGCCGTTGCGTTTGAACAGGCGGATCATCATGCACCCTCCTGAAGGGTTCGCTGGCGCTGGGCGCGCAAGGCGTAGACGGTCAGTACCAGCATCACCGCGGCCATCAGGACCAGGGACAGGGCGGCGCCGAAGGGCCAGTTACGG
Protein-coding sequences here:
- a CDS encoding amidase; protein product: MTANPPSELVLLQAHELAERIRLRQVSCREVMQTYLAHIEGYNPLVNALVSLQPADSLLAQADQRDAELARGEYRGWMHGLPHAIKDLSLTQGIRTTLGSPLYRDFISERDGIMVERIKAAGAILIGKSNTPEFGLGSQTYNPLFGATGCAYDPSKTAGGSSGGAAAALALHLVPVADGSDMMGSLRNPAAFNNIFGFRPSQGRVPFDDSSDLFIDQLGYEGPMARSVRDAALLLSVQAGGDARAPLSISESGQGFAAPLERDFKGTRLGWLGDFNGYLPMEKGVMALCEKALGDFRSLGCSVEPARPEFAPERLWSSWRTLRHWMVAGSLGNAYADPHKRSQLKAEAIWEVENGLKLSASQVFDASVIRSDWYRAISKLFQRFDYLLLPSAQVFPFDKNIPWPRSIEGVAMDTYHRWMEVVIPGTLSGCPVASVQAGFNADGLPMGLQIIGKHQADFAVLQLAHAYEQASRWFQRCPSPLISGGKG
- a CDS encoding extracellular solute-binding protein, whose translation is MSKLIASLGTSLLLSLPLAVQAAEKLNVVSWSGYFSPEILAKFQKQTGIEVTVDSYDSNETLLAKLKQGGTGYDVAIPSHQFIPILIKEQLLERFDPAQQPYYTGIVDNLKQPTWDPEGAYSVPFIWGTTSVVLDGARYQGPSDSYKVLYEPPAELQGRINMFDSVSEVIDMASLYLNIPLCSEDPKQMQQILGLLKAQKPFVKTYSSKAGAIRENLAAGEIDMSMFWGGSSMRAREMKPSLKYLYPKEGVLAWVDNMVIPKGSKHPANAKAFIAFLSQPENAAMTQNFLKHQSPIKGVEPFLDAGLKDAPELHIPEGTKVVFSQTCGEGAIRLADRLWTNLMR
- a CDS encoding ABC transporter permease; the encoded protein is MMIRLFKRNGLGVQDFPGFGGFSFLFYLYLYAPILVLVVFSFNANQSATVWSGFSLDWYRAAFANQALRQAAGNSLLIAVCASMAATAIATLAALGTSRGARFKGLQLSMGAIMLPLVLPEIVVGVATLALFSTLGLSLGYGNLIIAHTVFCIPFAYLPIRARLNDMDLSLEHAAADLYAGPWRTFRKVTLPLLMPGIVSGLMLAFIVSLDNFVISMMVSQAGTTTLPIFIFGLLRMGVTPDVNAVSTLILGVSVLFVSLSYLLSKKHP